From one Pseudactinotalea sp. HY158 genomic stretch:
- a CDS encoding carbohydrate ABC transporter permease: MITQVPFLVTIYYSFREWNLLRPGEQRFVGFDNYANVLGSGVFLSSLWATVLIVGVSVAVAVVFGMALALLLDRRFIGQGLARTLLITPFLMMPAAAALVWKWALLDSNVGMVNWAFSLVGISPVAWNTDHPIVTIMIVLIWQYTPFMMLLLLAGLQSQPGDVLEAAAVDGAGPVRTFLYMTIPHLRQYVELAVLLGAILLLQVFDPVAIMTRGTGGTKTLSYLLYERAFVGLEIGEAAAYGVLSVIVTIIVAMVALRTLFKVFKTEGTR, encoded by the coding sequence GTGATCACGCAGGTGCCGTTCCTGGTGACGATCTATTATTCGTTCCGGGAGTGGAATCTGCTGCGTCCGGGTGAGCAGCGGTTCGTGGGGTTCGATAATTACGCGAACGTGCTCGGCAGCGGGGTGTTTCTGTCCTCGTTGTGGGCCACGGTGCTCATCGTGGGGGTGAGTGTGGCGGTGGCGGTCGTGTTCGGGATGGCGTTGGCGTTGCTCCTGGATCGCCGGTTCATCGGTCAGGGGTTGGCGCGCACGCTGCTGATCACCCCGTTCCTGATGATGCCGGCGGCCGCGGCGCTCGTCTGGAAGTGGGCGCTGCTCGATTCGAATGTCGGGATGGTGAACTGGGCGTTCTCACTGGTGGGGATCTCGCCGGTGGCGTGGAATACCGATCATCCGATCGTGACGATCATGATCGTGCTCATCTGGCAGTACACCCCGTTCATGATGTTGTTGTTGCTCGCGGGCCTGCAGTCCCAGCCCGGTGACGTGCTCGAGGCCGCGGCGGTCGATGGCGCGGGCCCGGTGCGCACGTTCCTGTACATGACGATCCCGCACCTGCGTCAGTACGTGGAGTTGGCGGTCCTGCTCGGGGCGATCCTGCTGCTGCAGGTCTTCGACCCGGTGGCGATCATGACCCGCGGGACCGGGGGCACCAAGACCCTGTCGTACCTGCTCTACGAGCGGGCCTTCGTCGGTCTGGAGATCGGGGAGGCCGCCGCCTACGGGGTGCTCTCGGTCATCGTGACGATCATCGTGGCGATGGTGGCCCTGCGGACCCTGTTCAAGGTGTTCAAGACGGAAGGAACACGCTGA
- a CDS encoding carbohydrate ABC transporter permease, giving the protein MSTSISPTRTTHENVKRHKPLARRVGSFGLSLLTWALTAGFFFPIAWMVFTAFKTERDAATMPPTFLADFTLENFSKVFDRGFAIYLTNSVSASVVSTIIVMVLAVPAAYGLSVRPIKRSTDVLFFFISTKFLPIAAAVIPIYMLLQAAGALDNITALSILYVGMNLPLAVWMMRSFLIEVPTEIIEAAQVDGARFRTELLRIVVPIVAPGIAAAALICFIFAWNEYFLANLLTSTIARTTPPFLGSFVSGRGQFLAALSAAATLAVLPVIIAGWVAQKRLVRGLAMGAIK; this is encoded by the coding sequence ATGTCGACCTCGATCTCGCCCACGCGTACAACCCACGAGAACGTCAAGCGGCATAAGCCGCTGGCCCGGCGGGTCGGCTCGTTCGGGTTGTCGCTGCTGACCTGGGCGCTGACGGCCGGGTTCTTCTTCCCGATCGCGTGGATGGTCTTCACCGCGTTCAAGACCGAGCGTGATGCGGCGACCATGCCGCCCACGTTCCTGGCCGATTTCACCCTGGAGAACTTCTCCAAGGTCTTCGACCGGGGCTTCGCGATCTACCTGACGAACTCGGTCTCGGCCTCGGTCGTGTCCACGATCATCGTCATGGTCCTGGCGGTACCGGCCGCCTACGGGCTCTCGGTCAGGCCGATCAAACGTTCGACCGATGTGTTGTTCTTCTTCATCTCCACGAAGTTCCTGCCGATCGCCGCGGCCGTCATACCGATCTACATGCTCCTGCAGGCCGCCGGCGCCCTGGACAACATCACCGCCCTGTCGATCCTGTACGTGGGCATGAACCTGCCCCTGGCGGTGTGGATGATGCGGTCCTTCCTCATCGAGGTCCCCACCGAGATCATCGAGGCCGCCCAGGTCGACGGCGCCCGCTTCCGCACCGAGCTCCTACGCATCGTCGTGCCGATCGTGGCCCCCGGGATCGCCGCCGCGGCCCTGATCTGCTTCATCTTCGCCTGGAACGAGTACTTCCTGGCGAACCTGCTCACCTCGACCATCGCCCGCACCACCCCACCCTTCCTCGGCAGCTTCGTCTCCGGCCGCGGCCAATTCCTCGCCGCGCTCTCCGCCGCCGCCACCCTGGCCGTCCTCCCCGTGATCATCGCCGGCTGGGTCGCCCAGAAACGCCTCGTCCGCGGCCTCGCCATGGGCGCCATCAAATAA
- a CDS encoding zinc-binding dehydrogenase, giving the protein MNEMIRRVTVVAPGEIRIDETPRPAPSNAEVLVRMLVTGVCGSDTHAAAGRHPFVALPYNPGHEVVGVIDALGPDVTAFEVGDRVTVEPTLPCWNCKMCRTDRSNLCENLQFFGCGWDQGGMADYFTVASTRLHRVPEQFTDLQAALIEPLSTPVHAVRLAGDLRGKAVAIVGAGTIGLLVLKAARHAGAARIIMTDPLPEKRRLALALGADDVVDAREDDVATRVRSVLGESADVVFDCVAIQSTIDQAIEIALKAGTVVVVGVPEASVTVPLPLIQDQQLRIQGSATYLPEDYRTAMEILASGTVSTDDFITATFRLDDAAEAFEAASAGHQVKVLVTR; this is encoded by the coding sequence ATGAACGAGATGATCCGCCGCGTCACGGTCGTCGCCCCCGGAGAAATCCGGATCGACGAGACTCCCCGCCCCGCGCCGAGCAACGCCGAGGTGCTCGTGCGCATGCTTGTCACGGGGGTATGCGGATCCGACACCCACGCAGCTGCCGGACGGCATCCGTTCGTGGCACTGCCCTACAACCCCGGCCACGAGGTCGTCGGGGTGATCGATGCGCTTGGTCCCGATGTCACGGCCTTCGAAGTCGGCGACCGGGTCACGGTCGAGCCGACCCTGCCGTGCTGGAACTGCAAGATGTGCCGTACCGATCGGTCCAATCTCTGTGAGAATCTGCAGTTCTTCGGATGCGGCTGGGACCAGGGCGGCATGGCCGACTACTTCACGGTCGCCTCCACCCGGCTCCACCGGGTACCGGAACAGTTCACCGACCTGCAGGCCGCACTCATCGAGCCCCTCTCGACCCCCGTGCACGCCGTTCGCCTCGCCGGCGATCTCCGCGGCAAGGCGGTGGCCATCGTCGGAGCGGGCACGATCGGCCTCCTCGTACTCAAGGCAGCGCGGCACGCCGGCGCCGCGCGGATCATCATGACCGATCCCCTGCCCGAGAAGCGCCGGCTGGCACTCGCGCTCGGTGCCGACGACGTCGTCGATGCGCGCGAGGACGATGTCGCTACCCGCGTTCGGTCGGTGCTCGGAGAGAGCGCCGATGTCGTATTCGACTGCGTGGCGATCCAATCGACGATCGATCAGGCGATCGAGATCGCACTCAAGGCCGGCACGGTCGTCGTCGTCGGCGTTCCGGAGGCCTCCGTGACCGTGCCGCTGCCGCTCATCCAGGATCAGCAACTGCGCATTCAGGGGTCCGCCACCTATCTGCCCGAGGACTACCGAACCGCCATGGAGATCCTTGCGAGCGGGACCGTATCGACCGATGACTTCATCACCGCCACATTCCGTCTCGACGATGCCGCCGAGGCCTTCGAGGCCGCCTCCGCTGGGCACCAGGTCAAGGTGCTCGTCACCCGCTGA
- the glmS gene encoding glutamine--fructose-6-phosphate transaminase (isomerizing) → MCGIVGYIGHRPAQPILTSGLKRLEYRGYDSAGIATIDDDARVTLVRAVGKVAELEHAVATRVTADTVGIGHTRWATHGVPSERNSHPHHVGRVYLIHNGIIENYAELADVLTERGYTFAGETDSEVLAALVDALLPLHGTLLEAVSGALKMVVGTYGLALLSDENPDEIVVARRGSPLIVGLGEQETFVASDAAAIVGHTDRVVYLQDGEIGVCTRGGIALYDVDVQPLEPAVEKLQVDLASIQKKGYDHFLLKEIHEQPEALRATLRGRIDPETNRVQLGGLNLTDDQLRSIRNIIVVGCGTAYYAGLEAAYLIEQFTDDVTIRAEVASELRYRSFHTPKNTVALIVSQSGETADTLACLQELQRRGVHCIGIVNVVGSTIAREVDGGIYTHVGAEISVASTKAFTSQVAAVTLFGIALAQAKGMSRQDLVRYTDEFALLPEAIEAALASVEEQVRDVVRTYSDYSHALYVGRDTLYPIALEGALKLKEVTYVHAEGYAAGELKHGPIALIDDSFFEVCYLQDNWLREKSVSALVEMNARGAHAIVVTNVDRELPAETVIRVPTTADLLAPLVFNVVSQLFAYYMAVERGTDVDQPRNLAKSVTVE, encoded by the coding sequence ATGTGCGGAATCGTCGGATACATCGGCCACCGGCCCGCCCAGCCCATCCTCACCAGCGGCCTCAAGCGGCTCGAGTACCGCGGCTACGACAGCGCCGGGATCGCGACGATCGACGACGACGCCCGTGTCACCCTCGTGCGCGCCGTCGGCAAGGTCGCCGAGTTGGAGCATGCCGTGGCGACCCGCGTCACCGCGGACACGGTCGGCATCGGGCACACCCGCTGGGCCACCCACGGCGTGCCGAGCGAGCGCAACAGCCACCCGCATCACGTCGGCCGCGTCTACCTCATCCACAACGGGATCATCGAGAACTACGCCGAGCTCGCCGATGTACTCACCGAACGCGGATACACGTTCGCCGGCGAGACCGACAGCGAGGTGCTCGCCGCACTCGTCGACGCGCTCCTCCCCCTGCACGGCACCCTGCTCGAGGCCGTGAGCGGCGCGCTCAAGATGGTCGTCGGCACCTACGGCCTCGCGCTGCTGTCCGACGAGAACCCCGATGAGATCGTCGTCGCCCGCCGCGGCAGCCCGCTCATCGTGGGCCTGGGAGAGCAGGAGACCTTCGTGGCCAGCGACGCCGCCGCGATCGTGGGCCACACCGACCGCGTCGTCTACCTCCAGGACGGCGAGATCGGCGTCTGCACCCGCGGCGGCATCGCCCTCTACGACGTCGACGTCCAGCCGCTCGAACCCGCGGTCGAGAAACTCCAGGTCGACCTCGCCTCGATCCAGAAGAAGGGCTACGACCACTTCCTGCTCAAGGAGATCCACGAGCAGCCCGAGGCCCTGCGCGCGACCCTGCGCGGACGCATCGACCCGGAGACGAACCGGGTCCAGCTCGGCGGGCTCAACCTCACCGACGACCAGCTCCGGTCGATCCGCAACATCATCGTGGTCGGCTGCGGCACCGCCTACTACGCGGGCCTCGAGGCCGCGTACCTGATCGAGCAGTTCACCGACGACGTCACCATCCGCGCCGAGGTCGCGAGCGAGCTGCGCTACCGCTCCTTCCACACCCCGAAGAACACGGTCGCGCTCATCGTCTCCCAGTCCGGCGAGACCGCCGACACGCTCGCGTGCCTGCAGGAGCTGCAGCGCCGCGGCGTCCACTGCATCGGCATCGTCAACGTCGTGGGCTCCACGATCGCCCGCGAGGTCGACGGCGGCATCTACACCCACGTCGGCGCCGAGATCTCCGTGGCGAGCACGAAGGCCTTCACCTCCCAGGTCGCGGCGGTCACCCTCTTCGGCATCGCGCTCGCCCAGGCCAAGGGCATGAGCCGGCAGGATCTCGTGCGCTACACCGACGAGTTCGCCCTCCTGCCCGAGGCGATCGAGGCGGCGCTGGCAAGCGTCGAGGAGCAGGTGAGGGACGTCGTCCGTACGTACTCGGACTACTCCCACGCGCTCTACGTGGGGCGCGACACGCTCTACCCGATCGCGCTCGAGGGCGCGCTCAAGCTCAAGGAGGTCACGTACGTCCACGCCGAGGGGTATGCCGCCGGCGAGCTCAAGCACGGGCCGATCGCCCTGATCGACGACTCGTTCTTCGAGGTCTGCTACCTCCAGGACAACTGGCTGCGGGAGAAGTCCGTGAGCGCGCTCGTGGAGATGAACGCGCGCGGGGCGCACGCGATCGTCGTCACAAACGTCGACCGGGAGCTGCCGGCCGAGACCGTCATCCGGGTACCCACGACCGCGGATCTGCTCGCCCCGCTCGTGTTCAACGTCGTCTCCCAGCTCTTCGCCTACTACATGGCGGTCGAGCGCGGCACCGACGTGGATCAGCCGCGCAACCTGGCCAAGTCGGTCACGGTGGAATAG
- a CDS encoding rhomboid family intramembrane serine protease: MTIAHEGSMRRAEPTRCRRRPWLTGAVFAVTAAMGVAQLIHPALLDALERSPAALHGQWWRFGTALLVQDGGIAGLASNLLFLALIGAIAEQVISRGWWIVQYLAVGVATEFLALLWQPIGGGNSIAVCGLTGAVAVAAWHRHERLPRWAPSAVALWCGALLATAWLPLIVLGFVGAGVARIRQQAGRSTGELVLAAVIATGAALAVVADIHGAALMLGLLLAWGRRR, translated from the coding sequence GTGACGATCGCGCATGAGGGGTCGATGCGACGGGCCGAGCCCACCCGGTGTCGGCGACGGCCCTGGCTCACCGGGGCGGTCTTCGCCGTGACCGCCGCGATGGGAGTGGCGCAGCTGATCCACCCGGCCCTGCTCGACGCGCTCGAGCGCAGCCCGGCGGCGCTGCACGGGCAGTGGTGGCGGTTCGGCACCGCGCTGCTCGTCCAGGACGGCGGGATCGCCGGCCTGGCATCGAACCTGCTGTTCCTCGCGTTGATCGGCGCGATCGCGGAGCAGGTGATCTCGCGGGGGTGGTGGATCGTCCAGTATCTCGCCGTCGGGGTCGCGACCGAGTTCCTTGCCCTGCTATGGCAGCCGATCGGAGGCGGAAATTCCATCGCGGTCTGCGGGCTCACGGGGGCGGTCGCGGTGGCGGCCTGGCACCGCCACGAGCGGCTCCCCCGCTGGGCGCCGTCGGCCGTGGCGCTGTGGTGCGGGGCGCTGCTCGCCACCGCGTGGCTGCCGCTCATCGTGCTCGGCTTCGTCGGTGCCGGCGTCGCCCGGATACGGCAACAGGCGGGCCGGTCGACCGGCGAGCTCGTGCTCGCGGCGGTGATCGCGACGGGCGCGGCGCTGGCCGTCGTCGCCGATATCCACGGCGCGGCGCTGATGCTCGGGCTCCTGCTCGCGTGGGGACGGCGTCGCTGA
- a CDS encoding helix-turn-helix domain-containing protein: MAMRIVARREGRWWTVDIPELGVVTQARRLDQVRAMAREAAALALDVDESSIRVDLDIEVDDAIRLSWEAARDKEARARADAADAARLARNAVTGLRSQGLTQREAAEVLGVSYQRIAQLEKRAG, encoded by the coding sequence ATGGCGATGAGGATCGTGGCGCGGAGGGAGGGGCGCTGGTGGACAGTCGACATCCCAGAACTCGGGGTGGTGACCCAGGCCCGCCGTCTCGATCAGGTGCGCGCGATGGCCCGTGAGGCCGCCGCGTTGGCTCTCGATGTCGATGAGTCGTCGATCCGGGTCGATCTCGATATCGAGGTCGATGACGCGATACGCCTGTCGTGGGAAGCCGCACGAGACAAGGAGGCTCGTGCGCGTGCCGACGCCGCCGACGCCGCACGGTTGGCACGGAACGCGGTGACCGGGCTTCGTTCCCAGGGGCTGACACAGCGCGAGGCCGCCGAGGTGCTCGGCGTCTCCTACCAGCGGATTGCGCAACTGGAGAAGCGGGCCGGCTGA
- a CDS encoding type II toxin-antitoxin system HicA family toxin encodes MGVGSAGPDGLGDILVSFGRTGHDRAILAGRALRRDRGRGPRRLHHSARQADTEALARRLTSTLRLTHSARADIASILARSHEEFAPRARHRYETVIAAAIRDAAAAVDGVGRTRRPIHRFLGSLVLIGYPHLPRVVVKEVKYRRVAAQLRLRGWVIGRTRGSHEMWVSPEGRRLVLPKHRMISAGVVRSVIAALDGDAPDAWR; translated from the coding sequence GTGGGCGTGGGCTCTGCTGGTCCCGATGGGCTCGGCGACATCCTGGTCTCCTTCGGACGGACGGGTCACGACCGGGCCATTCTTGCAGGTCGGGCGCTTCGACGAGATCGCGGAAGAGGACCTCGACGGCTTCATCACTCGGCTCGGCAGGCCGACACCGAGGCGCTCGCGCGCAGACTGACGTCGACGCTTCGACTCACGCATTCCGCTCGAGCCGACATCGCGTCGATTCTCGCGCGGTCGCACGAGGAGTTCGCCCCGCGTGCACGCCACCGCTATGAGACCGTGATCGCGGCTGCCATCCGTGATGCGGCCGCAGCGGTCGACGGGGTCGGGCGCACCCGGCGGCCCATCCACAGATTTCTAGGGTCCCTTGTCTTGATCGGCTATCCCCACTTGCCTAGAGTGGTGGTCAAGGAAGTCAAGTACCGACGAGTCGCGGCGCAGTTGCGACTGCGAGGCTGGGTGATCGGTCGAACAAGAGGATCACACGAGATGTGGGTCTCACCTGAGGGTCGACGACTAGTACTTCCGAAGCACCGAATGATCAGCGCGGGAGTCGTCCGGAGTGTCATCGCGGCCCTGGACGGCGACGCGCCCGACGCATGGAGATAG